One genomic window of Corallococcus caeni includes the following:
- a CDS encoding competence/damage-inducible protein A — MERTGAAAIIIGNEVLTAKVKDENGPHLIQRLRELGIPLVSVETILDDVDAIVDAVARARRKARYVFTSGGIGPTHDDVTVRAVALALGRPVVRLPEMVSAIQARAGTSPVTPESLRLADAPEGAVLLAQPGMWFPVLTVGDMFLLPGVPQLFRLQLETVLSRLSGTPVHLVNLYFNLGESALAAVLDRVALDMPHVAIGSYPVFDAAMDYRVKVTVEAPERAHVDEAVGRLLAGFPADALVRRE, encoded by the coding sequence ATGGAGCGCACCGGCGCGGCGGCGATCATCATCGGCAACGAGGTCCTCACCGCGAAGGTGAAGGACGAGAACGGCCCCCACCTCATCCAGCGGCTGCGGGAGCTTGGCATCCCGCTGGTCTCGGTGGAGACCATCCTGGACGACGTGGACGCCATCGTGGACGCGGTGGCCCGCGCCCGGCGCAAGGCCCGCTACGTCTTCACCAGCGGGGGCATTGGCCCCACCCACGACGACGTCACGGTGCGCGCGGTGGCGCTCGCGCTGGGCCGGCCCGTGGTGCGCCTGCCGGAGATGGTGTCGGCCATCCAGGCCCGCGCTGGCACGTCACCGGTGACGCCGGAGTCGCTGCGTCTGGCGGACGCCCCCGAGGGCGCGGTGCTCCTGGCCCAGCCGGGCATGTGGTTCCCGGTGCTGACGGTGGGGGACATGTTCCTGCTGCCGGGGGTGCCACAGCTCTTCCGGCTGCAGCTGGAGACGGTGCTCTCACGGCTGAGCGGCACGCCGGTGCACCTGGTCAACCTGTACTTCAACCTGGGCGAGAGCGCCCTGGCGGCGGTGCTGGACCGCGTGGCGTTGGACATGCCCCACGTGGCCATCGGCTCCTATCCCGTGTTCGACGCGGCCATGGACTACCGCGTGAAGGTCACGGTGGAGGCCCCGGAGCGGGCCCACGTGGATGAAGCCGTGGGCCGGCTGCTCGCGGGGTTCCCGGCGGACGCGCTGGTCCGCCGGGAGTAG
- a CDS encoding acyl-CoA dehydrogenase family protein produces MDSHETRDAIRASVRALCNRFPAKYWRTLDAEREYPHDFVNALTEAGLLAALIPAEYGGAGLGLREAAVVLGEINHFGGNASACHAQMYVMNVLLRHGSVAQKQRYLPEIAAGRLRLQAFAVTEPNSGSDTTAIETTAVRRGDRYVVNGQKIFISRVLQSDLMLLLARTTPRAEVRKKTDGMSVFLLDLRKTQGMEVRPIRTMLNHATNALFLENVEVPAEGLIGEEGKGFSYILDGMNAERVLVASEAIGDGRWFIEKAVTYAQERVVFGKPIGANQGVQFPIAKAHTALTAASMLTEQAATLFDNHQSCAAEANMAKYLAAEAAWEAANACMDTYGGYGFAEEYDVERKFREVRLFINAPVSRNMALSYISQHVLGLPRSFT; encoded by the coding sequence ATGGACTCCCATGAGACCCGGGACGCGATCCGCGCGTCCGTGCGTGCGCTGTGCAACCGCTTCCCCGCGAAGTACTGGCGGACCCTCGACGCGGAGCGTGAATACCCCCACGACTTCGTCAATGCCCTCACCGAAGCAGGCCTGCTGGCCGCGCTCATCCCGGCCGAGTACGGCGGCGCCGGGTTGGGGCTGCGCGAGGCGGCCGTCGTGCTGGGGGAAATCAACCACTTCGGCGGGAACGCGTCCGCGTGCCATGCGCAGATGTATGTGATGAACGTGCTGCTGCGTCACGGCTCCGTGGCGCAGAAGCAGCGGTACCTGCCGGAGATCGCCGCGGGCCGGCTGCGGCTCCAGGCGTTCGCGGTGACGGAGCCGAACTCGGGCTCGGACACCACCGCCATCGAGACGACGGCGGTCCGGCGCGGGGACCGCTACGTCGTGAACGGCCAGAAGATCTTCATCTCGCGCGTGCTCCAGTCCGACCTGATGCTCCTGCTCGCGCGGACGACGCCTCGGGCGGAGGTGCGCAAGAAGACGGACGGGATGAGCGTGTTCCTGCTCGACCTGCGCAAGACGCAGGGGATGGAGGTCCGGCCCATCCGGACCATGCTCAACCATGCGACGAACGCGCTGTTCCTGGAGAACGTCGAGGTGCCCGCCGAGGGGCTGATTGGCGAGGAGGGCAAGGGCTTCTCGTACATCCTGGACGGCATGAACGCGGAGCGGGTGCTCGTCGCCTCGGAGGCCATCGGGGATGGCCGCTGGTTCATCGAGAAGGCCGTCACCTATGCGCAGGAGCGCGTGGTGTTCGGCAAGCCGATTGGCGCCAACCAGGGCGTGCAGTTCCCCATCGCCAAGGCGCACACGGCGCTCACGGCCGCGTCCATGCTGACGGAGCAGGCCGCGACGCTCTTCGACAACCACCAGTCCTGCGCGGCCGAAGCGAACATGGCGAAGTACCTGGCCGCGGAGGCCGCCTGGGAGGCCGCCAACGCGTGCATGGACACCTACGGCGGCTACGGCTTCGCCGAGGAGTACGACGTGGAGCGCAAGTTCCGCGAGGTGCGCCTGTTCATCAACGCGCCCGTGAGCCGGAACATGGCCCTGTCGTACATCAGCCAGCACGTGCTGGGGCTGCCCCGCTCGTTCACGTAG
- a CDS encoding YiiD C-terminal domain-containing protein, with translation MSLQREDVLGHLARDLHERIPMTKFLGIHFVEFEPGRIVLAAPLGPSLNHRGTAFGPGVFTSAGLAPWLLLVRAAWAERLSVQILLRRCEFAIHRPIACDYRASCDALPALEADTLRQGGKVRLTATSQVFIDEGAAAATYTAHFTLIGSSGAGEGDLALPFPEAWRT, from the coding sequence ATGAGCCTCCAACGTGAGGATGTCCTCGGGCATCTGGCGAGGGACCTTCATGAACGGATTCCGATGACGAAGTTCCTCGGGATCCACTTCGTGGAGTTCGAGCCCGGCCGCATCGTGCTCGCGGCGCCGCTGGGCCCGTCGTTGAACCACCGGGGGACGGCGTTCGGTCCAGGGGTATTCACCTCGGCGGGACTCGCCCCGTGGCTGTTGCTCGTGCGGGCGGCGTGGGCGGAGCGGCTGTCCGTGCAGATCCTGTTGCGCCGCTGTGAGTTCGCCATCCACCGGCCCATCGCTTGCGACTACCGGGCCAGCTGTGACGCGTTGCCCGCGCTGGAGGCCGACACGCTTCGTCAGGGAGGCAAGGTTCGGCTCACGGCCACGTCGCAGGTCTTCATTGACGAGGGCGCAGCCGCCGCGACCTATACGGCGCACTTCACGTTGATCGGTTCCTCGGGGGCAGGGGAGGGGGACCTGGCATTGCCCTTTCCGGAGGCGTGGCGGACATGA
- a CDS encoding aldo/keto reductase — MIYRKLCGIDVSVFALGAANFGGIGSSRKLLGQGETEAEAHALLDRAVALGINLIDTAGTYADGASEAIIGAWLASRGAAMRDRVLISSKVGLRGGLGRKHVFAEVDRSLARLRIDTLDFYLSHVPDPATPWDDVLETFQSLVRAGKVRRFGLSNVAASDLWRCAAPRSGGPVGFGWVQNRFNLLEQDDARNGVLEACAKLGLQYTPYSPLAGGLLSGRYAIAGEIPEGTRIGQRRDLYAKAWTPENAARVEHLKAQASAYALSPSGLATWWLVHCPFVTSILVGARSPEQLEQLVSEALGLPANDALWRSLTATSTQEP; from the coding sequence ATGATCTACCGCAAGCTCTGCGGCATCGACGTGTCGGTCTTCGCCCTGGGCGCGGCCAACTTCGGGGGCATCGGAAGCTCCCGGAAGCTGCTCGGCCAGGGAGAGACCGAAGCCGAAGCACATGCGCTCCTGGACCGCGCGGTGGCGCTGGGGATCAACCTCATCGACACGGCGGGCACCTACGCGGACGGAGCCAGCGAAGCCATCATCGGCGCATGGCTGGCGTCTCGCGGTGCCGCGATGCGGGACCGGGTGCTCATCTCGTCCAAGGTGGGCCTGCGCGGGGGGCTCGGGCGGAAGCACGTGTTCGCGGAGGTGGACCGCTCGCTCGCGCGGCTTCGCATCGACACGCTCGACTTCTACCTGTCGCACGTGCCCGATCCAGCGACACCGTGGGATGACGTCCTTGAGACCTTCCAGTCCCTCGTGAGGGCAGGGAAGGTCCGTCGCTTCGGCTTGTCGAACGTCGCCGCGAGCGACCTCTGGCGCTGCGCGGCTCCACGCTCGGGCGGCCCGGTGGGATTCGGCTGGGTCCAGAACCGCTTCAACCTGCTCGAACAGGACGACGCGCGGAACGGCGTGCTGGAGGCCTGCGCGAAGCTGGGCCTCCAGTACACGCCCTATTCACCGCTGGCGGGCGGCCTGCTGAGCGGCAGGTACGCCATCGCGGGGGAGATTCCAGAGGGCACGCGCATCGGGCAGCGCCGGGACCTCTACGCGAAGGCCTGGACCCCGGAGAACGCGGCCCGGGTCGAACACCTGAAGGCGCAGGCCTCCGCTTACGCGCTGTCACCGTCAGGCCTCGCCACCTGGTGGCTGGTGCACTGCCCGTTCGTGACGTCGATCCTCGTCGGCGCGCGCAGCCCGGAGCAGCTCGAACAACTCGTGTCCGAAGCGTTGGGCCTGCCCGCGAACGACGCCCTCTGGCGAAGCCTCACCGCCACTTCCACCCAGGAGCCATGA
- a CDS encoding polyketide synthase → MLKGPLDGIAPVAISGFAFALPGARTLDELAEVLHGGKTTYGQWPEERIPRALYLDPTAAVGAARTSTLLGGVVGSRELPGQEAPHGWVVETAHRALASAGLAPGSLGGQPVPVFLAHSRGGGHGLYDAAVLAVAGQLQPYLVHGAHPNEFSHQELTDLTRKVRQSLRESFGPDFVEDPRERATHRLASAIAEALGTTEKALLVDGNCTGGLAAIELAARELAKGAPWAIAGALSYVDTVNQVLYSNSRLLSSDGCFPFAQKGNGTVISDGVVLLVLTSLERATQERLPIHGVIRGVGGANDGAAEPYMLVPNPRGHELAVRRALEQAGVAPRELGVILAHGTGTRTGDAVEAKVFDRALKSHGEADQPASPVPVMSIKGNLGHAKEASGLANLIALLAMFESGGIPGPVHGDKPRSLLEPGGLIEVEKTARSWPAGEQPRIGGVSAIASGGQNYHAVVEDRPSPARARALLRGTRKRSARGDEPIAIVGMAGAFAQAPDLATLWTNLLRGRRAFRRLPFGPGAPLDLDAHRFAGSASQYDERPADILRHDPLHYLLVDLARSAASKVSIERGSNIPVVVSAEHCSEYGLRQVAAARLPELEEHLQRVLRETGKDPKGVARTVRAAMKRLSGDLPELWAGSLFNLSPSFMAARIARAFDLTGPTCAIEAGGAAASMGGLEVACGRLSSREADAVFWATADMRLGVTRMADEGTLGLLSRREAPTALDASSDGYLPGEGATVCVLRRLSDAQERGEPVLGIIRAMGSAFGTPQDHELVSEPAMSLAIRRAWSRCDVSADALAFVECFGSGHPASDTAELAALGRTLATARARPLPIGAVMPNIGHTGAAAGAASLMKALFTLAAKQVPATVGVTTPLVGAADNLRVVTETHELKDARFAGVNAAGGGGTHYHVVLEAGPDLQVPGP, encoded by the coding sequence ATGTTGAAAGGACCTCTGGATGGGATCGCGCCGGTGGCGATCTCTGGTTTTGCGTTTGCCTTGCCGGGCGCTCGCACACTCGATGAACTGGCGGAAGTGCTGCACGGGGGGAAGACAACGTATGGCCAGTGGCCCGAGGAGCGCATTCCCCGGGCCCTGTATCTGGACCCCACGGCGGCCGTGGGCGCGGCCCGGACGTCCACGTTGCTGGGTGGGGTCGTTGGATCGCGCGAGCTGCCAGGGCAGGAGGCTCCGCACGGATGGGTGGTGGAGACGGCGCACCGGGCCCTGGCCTCGGCGGGTCTGGCTCCCGGCTCGCTTGGCGGGCAGCCCGTCCCGGTCTTCCTCGCGCACTCACGCGGGGGTGGGCATGGGCTCTACGACGCCGCGGTGCTGGCCGTGGCGGGCCAGCTCCAGCCGTACCTGGTGCACGGCGCGCATCCGAATGAGTTCTCCCATCAAGAGCTGACGGACCTCACCCGGAAGGTGCGCCAGTCGCTCCGGGAGTCGTTCGGGCCGGACTTCGTGGAGGACCCGAGGGAGCGCGCCACTCACCGGCTGGCGAGCGCCATCGCGGAGGCGCTTGGGACCACGGAGAAGGCGCTGCTGGTGGACGGGAACTGCACCGGCGGTCTGGCCGCGATCGAACTGGCGGCGCGGGAGCTGGCGAAGGGGGCGCCGTGGGCCATCGCGGGGGCGCTGTCCTACGTCGACACGGTCAACCAGGTCCTCTATTCGAACTCACGCCTCCTGTCGTCCGACGGCTGCTTCCCGTTCGCCCAGAAGGGCAACGGAACGGTCATCTCCGACGGCGTGGTGCTGCTGGTGCTCACGAGTCTGGAGCGGGCCACGCAGGAGCGGCTCCCCATCCACGGGGTGATCCGTGGCGTCGGTGGTGCGAACGATGGCGCGGCCGAACCGTACATGCTGGTCCCGAACCCGCGCGGCCACGAACTGGCGGTCCGGCGTGCGCTCGAGCAGGCAGGCGTGGCGCCCCGGGAGCTGGGCGTGATCCTCGCGCACGGCACGGGCACGCGGACCGGGGATGCGGTGGAGGCGAAGGTCTTTGATCGGGCCCTGAAGTCACATGGGGAGGCCGACCAACCCGCGTCGCCGGTGCCCGTCATGTCCATCAAGGGGAACCTGGGGCATGCGAAGGAGGCATCGGGGCTGGCGAACCTGATCGCGCTGCTCGCCATGTTCGAGTCCGGCGGCATTCCGGGACCGGTGCATGGGGACAAGCCCCGGAGCCTGCTCGAACCGGGAGGCCTCATCGAGGTCGAGAAGACCGCCCGGTCCTGGCCGGCCGGCGAGCAGCCGCGCATCGGAGGCGTCAGCGCCATCGCGAGCGGAGGCCAGAACTACCACGCGGTGGTGGAGGACCGGCCTTCGCCCGCACGGGCCCGGGCGCTGCTGCGAGGCACGCGCAAGCGCTCTGCGAGGGGGGACGAGCCCATCGCCATCGTGGGCATGGCGGGAGCGTTCGCGCAGGCCCCGGACCTCGCCACGCTGTGGACGAACCTGCTGCGGGGCCGCCGCGCGTTCCGGAGGCTGCCGTTCGGACCTGGAGCGCCGCTGGACCTGGATGCACACCGGTTCGCGGGCAGCGCGAGCCAGTACGACGAACGTCCCGCCGACATCCTCCGGCATGATCCGCTCCACTACCTGCTGGTGGACCTGGCGCGGAGCGCGGCCTCGAAGGTCTCCATTGAACGGGGAAGCAACATCCCGGTGGTCGTCTCCGCGGAGCACTGCAGCGAGTACGGCCTGCGCCAGGTCGCCGCGGCACGTCTGCCGGAGCTTGAGGAGCACCTCCAGCGAGTGCTGCGCGAGACGGGCAAGGACCCCAAGGGGGTGGCCCGCACCGTGCGAGCGGCGATGAAGCGCCTGTCAGGCGACCTGCCGGAGCTGTGGGCTGGAAGCCTGTTCAACCTGTCACCCAGCTTCATGGCGGCGAGGATCGCCCGAGCGTTCGACCTGACCGGACCGACCTGCGCCATCGAAGCGGGAGGCGCGGCTGCCTCCATGGGGGGATTGGAAGTCGCCTGCGGGCGGCTGTCGTCGCGAGAGGCGGACGCGGTCTTCTGGGCGACGGCGGACATGCGGCTCGGAGTCACGCGCATGGCGGACGAGGGCACGCTGGGGCTGCTGTCCCGCCGGGAGGCGCCGACCGCGCTCGATGCATCCTCCGACGGCTATCTACCCGGGGAAGGCGCGACGGTGTGCGTCCTGCGGCGCTTGTCGGATGCGCAGGAGCGCGGCGAGCCGGTGCTCGGGATCATCCGGGCGATGGGGAGCGCGTTCGGAACGCCCCAGGACCACGAACTCGTCTCCGAGCCCGCGATGAGTCTCGCCATCCGGCGTGCGTGGTCGCGGTGTGACGTGTCGGCCGACGCGCTCGCTTTCGTGGAGTGCTTCGGCAGTGGTCATCCTGCCAGCGACACTGCGGAACTCGCCGCCCTGGGCCGGACCCTCGCCACCGCGCGAGCCCGGCCGCTCCCCATCGGCGCGGTCATGCCGAACATCGGCCACACCGGAGCCGCCGCAGGAGCCGCGAGCCTGATGAAGGCGCTGTTCACGCTGGCCGCGAAGCAGGTCCCCGCGACCGTGGGAGTGACAACCCCACTCGTCGGTGCTGCCGACAACCTACGAGTCGTCACGGAAACGCACGAACTGAAGGACGCGCGCTTCGCAGGCGTCAACGCAGCAGGCGGCGGAGGCACCCACTACCACGTCGTGCTCGAAGCCGGCCCCGACCTCCAGGTGCCGGGACCATGA
- a CDS encoding NADPH:quinone oxidoreductase family protein, which yields MRAIVCRTWGGPEQLTLTEVPEPVPTPEEVKIDVHVCSVNFADLLMIGGTYQTRPELPFVPGLEAAGTIANAPDGSGFKPGDRVVAILWHGGYAEQAVASVQETFLLPSGVSFDVAAALTSAYVSTALALIRVAHLKPSEVLLVLGASGGVGLAAVQLGKALGARVIAVASTPARRLIALEAGADRAFSSADDDWKDQVLAAAGPAGVSVCFDPVGGPLFDPALSTLGWGGRYVLVGFAAGQIPSIPAHRLLVKHRAVLGSSLRYFRYHDPAALRETMDQLFAWYAQGRITPRITLRLPLEQTADGLRTLAERRAIGKVVVHVREGRDAPPGAT from the coding sequence GTGCGAGCGATTGTCTGCCGGACGTGGGGCGGGCCCGAGCAGCTCACCCTCACCGAGGTCCCCGAGCCTGTTCCGACGCCCGAAGAGGTGAAGATCGACGTGCACGTCTGCAGCGTGAACTTCGCCGACCTCCTCATGATCGGCGGGACCTATCAGACCCGTCCCGAGCTGCCCTTCGTGCCGGGCCTGGAGGCCGCGGGCACCATCGCCAACGCCCCCGACGGCTCAGGCTTCAAACCCGGGGACCGCGTCGTGGCCATCCTCTGGCACGGAGGCTACGCCGAACAGGCCGTGGCCTCCGTCCAGGAGACGTTCCTGCTGCCATCGGGAGTCTCGTTCGACGTTGCCGCCGCATTGACCAGCGCCTACGTGAGCACCGCCCTGGCACTGATCCGCGTCGCCCACCTGAAGCCTTCGGAGGTGCTCCTCGTGCTCGGAGCCAGCGGAGGCGTGGGGCTCGCGGCGGTGCAGCTGGGCAAGGCGCTGGGCGCCAGGGTCATCGCGGTCGCGAGCACACCGGCCAGGCGCCTCATCGCGCTCGAAGCCGGCGCGGACCGGGCCTTCAGCTCCGCTGACGATGACTGGAAGGATCAGGTCCTCGCCGCCGCGGGGCCCGCGGGCGTGAGCGTCTGCTTCGATCCGGTGGGCGGCCCGCTCTTCGACCCGGCGCTCTCGACGCTGGGTTGGGGCGGCCGCTACGTGCTCGTGGGCTTCGCCGCCGGACAGATACCGAGCATTCCCGCCCACCGGCTGCTCGTGAAGCACCGCGCGGTGCTGGGCTCGTCGCTGCGCTACTTCCGCTACCACGACCCGGCCGCGCTGCGCGAAACCATGGACCAGCTCTTCGCCTGGTACGCGCAGGGCCGCATCACCCCGCGCATCACCCTCCGCCTCCCCCTGGAGCAGACCGCCGATGGCCTGCGCACCCTCGCGGAGCGACGCGCCATCGGCAAGGTCGTGGTCCACGTCCGCGAGGGACGCGACGCGCCGCCCGGCGCTACGTGA